One uncultured Caproiciproducens sp. DNA segment encodes these proteins:
- a CDS encoding flagellar hook-basal body complex protein produces MVRGFYALGSGMLTQSRILTGISNNLANVETTGYKKKVVTATTFGNMVINRVDSQKTPIGSMSLITVADKTNTIHSEGTLKNTERSLDFAIQGEGFFAVQGTNGTVYTRNGSFNVDQDGYLALDNVGRVMGQNGPIQVNTDQFSADAQGNLSVDGKNVDKIAVYNFDDYNNLQIAGEGMYTSAGTAPTLVQNPSVMWKTIEGSNVNAAEEMTSALSVQRNLQTCSQALKMYDQVLSDAVTNIGKI; encoded by the coding sequence ATGGTCAGAGGATTTTACGCGCTTGGTTCCGGAATGCTGACTCAGAGCAGAATACTGACCGGTATCAGCAATAATCTTGCAAATGTGGAAACTACGGGATATAAAAAGAAAGTAGTGACAGCCACCACGTTCGGCAATATGGTTATCAACCGTGTCGACTCGCAAAAAACTCCGATCGGCAGTATGAGTCTGATTACGGTAGCAGACAAAACAAACACCATTCATTCCGAGGGTACTCTAAAAAATACAGAACGGTCACTTGATTTTGCGATTCAGGGCGAAGGCTTTTTTGCGGTTCAGGGAACAAACGGTACTGTCTACACACGCAACGGCAGTTTTAATGTTGACCAAGACGGATATCTTGCTCTCGATAATGTTGGCCGGGTAATGGGTCAAAATGGTCCCATTCAGGTCAATACCGATCAATTTTCCGCCGATGCACAGGGGAATTTGTCTGTTGATGGAAAAAATGTCGATAAAATTGCGGTTTATAATTTCGACGATTACAACAACCTGCAGATTGCCGGCGAAGGAATGTATACATCAGCCGGCACCGCTCCGACACTCGTTCAGAATCCAAGTGTTATGTGGAAAACAATTGAAGGCTCCAATGTGAACGCTGCGGAAGAAATGACAAGCGCGCTTTCGGTTCAGCGCAACTTGCAGACCTGTTCCCAGGCACTTAAAATGTATGATCAGGTCTTGTCGGATGCTGTTACCAATATTGGAAAAATATAA
- the fliP gene encoding flagellar type III secretion system pore protein FliP (The bacterial flagellar biogenesis protein FliP forms a type III secretion system (T3SS)-type pore required for flagellar assembly.), which yields MPKIKKKKNKVSKRTLILITISLVLIFLLPLNASAASVNVDVNGKGVDTLEIIEMFTILALAPSILIMTTCFTRIIIVLSFLRNAMGLQQTPPNQVLIGIALFLSLFIMSPVVNEVNTQAYQPYKEQKITQEQFLHKAAVPMKKFMLKQTKKDDLNLFINLSKAKAVKSVDELSITVVIPAFMTSELKRAFTIGFLIFIPFLIIDMIVASTLMSMGMIMLPPAMISLPFKLLLFVLVDGWGLLFKTLAASFNM from the coding sequence ATGCCGAAGATAAAAAAGAAAAAAAATAAAGTCAGTAAAAGGACTCTGATTCTGATTACAATCTCTCTTGTACTGATTTTTCTGCTTCCGCTCAACGCATCCGCTGCGTCTGTCAATGTGGATGTGAACGGCAAAGGGGTAGACACACTTGAAATTATTGAAATGTTTACCATCCTTGCGCTTGCACCGTCCATTCTGATTATGACTACCTGCTTTACCAGAATTATTATTGTTTTGTCTTTTTTGCGCAATGCGATGGGCCTGCAGCAAACGCCCCCAAATCAGGTGCTGATTGGTATCGCGCTGTTTCTGTCACTTTTTATCATGTCTCCGGTTGTTAACGAAGTAAACACACAGGCATATCAGCCTTATAAAGAACAAAAAATTACACAGGAACAGTTTCTGCATAAAGCCGCCGTGCCAATGAAGAAATTTATGCTAAAGCAGACAAAAAAAGATGATTTGAACTTATTTATCAATCTCTCCAAAGCAAAGGCGGTCAAGTCGGTTGATGAATTGTCAATCACTGTAGTGATTCCCGCGTTTATGACGAGTGAATTAAAAAGAGCCTTTACAATCGGCTTTTTGATTTTTATTCCCTTTTTAATTATTGATATGATTGTTGCAAGTACGCTCATGTCGATGGGGATGATTATGCTTCCGCCGGCAATGATTTCACTGCCGTTTAAGCTGTTGCTTTTTGTACTTGTGGACGGATGGGGACTTTTGTTTAAAACATTGGCTGCAAGTTTCAATATGTAG
- a CDS encoding chemotaxis protein CheC translates to MEFMMSIQNLEQLNEMHIDVLKEIGNIGAGNAATSLSKMLDAEVDMTTPIVKILNITDAANLLGGPENVVIGILSKLGGDIEGIMMFIIEQDFAKSVLTSLLGAKDVSCDRLSEMELSAISELGNIMISAYTGSIGTLSAMNLKTTVPAITVDMVGALLSVPAIEMGSVSDKIIFIEDDFLSGNKDVTANMLLVPSIDSLNRLMEKLGIEL, encoded by the coding sequence ATGGAGTTTATGATGTCCATCCAAAATCTTGAACAACTGAATGAAATGCATATTGATGTACTGAAAGAAATTGGTAACATCGGTGCCGGAAATGCTGCTACTTCGCTGTCAAAAATGCTGGACGCGGAAGTGGATATGACGACGCCGATTGTTAAAATTCTGAATATCACCGATGCTGCAAATTTGCTGGGCGGCCCGGAAAATGTTGTAATTGGTATTTTGTCAAAGCTGGGGGGCGACATCGAAGGGATCATGATGTTTATCATTGAGCAGGATTTTGCAAAATCCGTGCTGACATCCCTGCTTGGTGCGAAAGATGTCAGCTGCGATAGATTATCCGAGATGGAACTTTCGGCCATATCCGAGCTTGGGAATATTATGATATCCGCCTATACCGGGTCTATCGGCACACTCTCCGCAATGAATCTGAAAACTACTGTGCCTGCGATCACAGTGGATATGGTGGGGGCATTACTAAGTGTACCGGCTATTGAAATGGGTTCCGTTTCGGATAAAATCATCTTCATAGAGGACGATTTTTTAAGTGGAAATAAAGATGTCACGGCAAATATGCTGCTGGTGCCTTCCATCGATTCCCTGAACAGATTAATGGAGAAATTGGGTATTGAACTATGA
- a CDS encoding flagellar export chaperone FliS, which yields MPVDPIMQYKQQSINTMSRGEQLITLLNEALKNLHYGALMLKDKNYATAEKCTDKSKKIFSYLSSVLDWNYDITNDLYQLYYFFNQQIIKAEVKRDAAILDELVPLVENMRDTWEEAEKLSHMNK from the coding sequence ATGCCGGTAGATCCGATTATGCAATATAAGCAACAATCCATTAACACAATGTCAAGGGGTGAACAATTAATCACTCTCCTTAACGAAGCATTAAAGAATCTTCATTACGGCGCGCTCATGCTGAAAGATAAGAATTATGCCACAGCTGAAAAGTGCACGGACAAAAGCAAAAAGATTTTCAGTTATCTTTCTTCTGTTTTAGACTGGAATTATGATATCACAAATGATTTATACCAATTATACTATTTCTTTAACCAGCAGATTATTAAAGCAGAAGTAAAACGTGATGCGGCTATTTTGGACGAACTGGTACCGCTGGTGGAAAACATGAGAGACACGTGGGAAGAAGCTGAAAAGCTGAGCCATATGAACAAATAG
- the fliR gene encoding flagellar biosynthetic protein FliR produces the protein MNYDFTLLLFIFMRMSGCIMFNPILGRKNVPVIVKVGLTLMLSVFSYHLVPAQTIESSSFIILFISLLKELLIGYMVGYVIQLFLSIIQISGENMDMQIGISMSKIYDPQSNVSMPMSASFINTMYILIFFAVNGHLTLIQIFIKLCVMVPYGSLQFEPAMYQQLVSMFSLILVYAVKMSLPVLAVELIAEIAVGLVMRAVPQIDIFVINIQLKVILGFIILIIMVPPLASFLEKLILLMFDNINQIFQTLL, from the coding sequence TTGAATTATGATTTTACTCTTCTGCTTTTCATTTTCATGAGAATGTCCGGCTGCATTATGTTTAACCCTATTTTGGGCAGAAAAAATGTACCGGTTATTGTTAAAGTGGGACTCACCTTGATGCTGTCCGTTTTTTCTTATCATCTGGTACCGGCGCAAACCATTGAATCGTCTTCTTTTATTATCCTTTTTATCAGTTTGCTGAAAGAACTGCTGATCGGTTATATGGTGGGATATGTTATCCAGCTGTTTTTATCCATTATCCAAATCAGCGGGGAAAACATGGACATGCAGATAGGTATTTCCATGTCAAAGATTTATGATCCGCAAAGCAATGTATCCATGCCCATGTCCGCGTCCTTTATCAACACCATGTATATTTTGATTTTTTTTGCTGTAAACGGCCATTTGACGCTGATTCAGATTTTCATTAAGCTGTGCGTAATGGTTCCCTATGGCAGCCTCCAGTTTGAACCGGCGATGTACCAGCAGCTTGTCAGCATGTTCTCACTGATTCTGGTGTATGCGGTTAAAATGTCGCTGCCCGTCCTTGCGGTAGAACTCATTGCAGAAATTGCCGTAGGTTTGGTGATGCGGGCCGTTCCGCAAATTGATATTTTCGTGATCAATATACAGCTTAAAGTGATCCTCGGTTTCATTATCCTGATCATTATGGTGCCGCCGCTTGCTTCTTTTCTAGAAAAACTGATTCTTCTGATGTTTGACAATATCAATCAAATATTTCAAACATTATTGTAA
- the flhA gene encoding flagellar biosynthesis protein FlhA produces MKILNNIVAIFVILIVGFIIIPLPSFLLDMMFIINITIAIMILLMTMYVKDALQFSIFPSMLLITTLFRLALNISSTRLILTQSGKAGQVIETFGSFVLKGNVVVGFIIFLIIVIVNFLVITKGAERVSEVSARFKLDAMPGKQMAIDADLSSGLINEMTARQRRVDIQREAEFYGAMDGATKFVKGDAIASIIITFINFLAGTVIGMVQGGGSFQDVLNIYSIATVGDGLVSQLPALMISTATGMIVTRAASDSSLSMDVSRQFFSQPIVMIISGFTLLGLCFIPGMPVPQILLVAVGLLFAGFNIRKKNEIVAAVAEKAESAHTADEQADDTNYFKNIDNIYDLLKIDVIEMEFGYSLIPLVDENSGSSFIERLITFRKQFAMEMGIVIPAVRLRDNGMLNPNQYVIKVKGEEVSRGEILVDYYLALDPGNRTGTIDGIETIEPAYGIPSKWITKDKKEMAEIYGYTVIDPLSVVVTHLSETVKKYAHELLSRQDLNQLLETIKKTGSTIVDDVIPSSISFGGLQKVLCNLLKEGVPIRDMETILETISDYASTVRDLEVLTEYVRQSLKRTITRKWSDGGQIRVITLDSEVERLIINSISKNDQGTYLSLDPQSTQKIVSKLMECITKVKDAINVPIILTSPLVRIYFSKMLEQFYPNAVVLSFNELNSNVQIQAVANVTLE; encoded by the coding sequence TTGAAGATCCTCAATAACATTGTAGCAATCTTTGTCATTCTCATTGTCGGATTTATCATCATTCCATTGCCTTCTTTTTTGCTGGATATGATGTTTATCATAAATATTACAATAGCGATTATGATTCTGCTGATGACCATGTACGTGAAAGATGCGCTTCAGTTTTCCATCTTTCCGTCAATGCTGTTGATTACTACACTGTTTCGTCTGGCGCTTAATATTTCGTCTACCCGGCTTATTCTTACCCAGTCCGGGAAAGCAGGACAGGTCATTGAAACCTTCGGCAGTTTTGTTTTGAAGGGAAATGTTGTTGTCGGTTTCATTATCTTTCTCATTATTGTCATTGTAAACTTTCTGGTAATTACAAAAGGCGCCGAACGGGTTTCCGAGGTGTCGGCGAGATTTAAATTGGACGCAATGCCAGGTAAACAAATGGCCATTGATGCAGATCTTAGTTCCGGCCTGATTAATGAAATGACAGCCCGTCAACGCAGAGTTGATATTCAGCGCGAGGCAGAGTTTTACGGCGCCATGGATGGTGCCACTAAATTTGTAAAAGGCGATGCGATTGCCTCCATCATCATTACCTTTATTAATTTTCTCGCTGGTACCGTGATTGGCATGGTTCAGGGGGGCGGCTCTTTTCAGGATGTTCTGAACATCTATTCCATTGCGACGGTCGGCGATGGCCTTGTGTCACAGCTTCCGGCTTTGATGATTTCAACCGCGACCGGCATGATAGTAACGCGCGCCGCGTCTGATTCCAGCCTGAGCATGGATGTTTCAAGACAGTTTTTTTCTCAGCCCATCGTAATGATTATCAGTGGATTTACTCTGCTTGGTCTTTGCTTTATTCCCGGCATGCCGGTTCCGCAGATTTTACTGGTAGCTGTGGGGTTGTTGTTTGCCGGATTCAATATCAGAAAAAAGAACGAGATTGTGGCTGCTGTTGCTGAAAAGGCCGAGTCGGCTCATACGGCGGATGAACAGGCTGATGATACGAATTACTTCAAGAATATTGACAATATCTATGATTTGCTGAAAATTGACGTCATTGAAATGGAATTTGGCTACAGCCTGATTCCCCTTGTCGATGAAAACAGCGGCAGCAGCTTTATTGAAAGGCTGATTACCTTTCGAAAGCAGTTTGCAATGGAAATGGGCATCGTCATTCCGGCCGTGCGTTTACGGGATAACGGTATGCTGAATCCAAATCAGTATGTCATCAAGGTTAAAGGAGAGGAAGTCAGCCGCGGCGAAATTTTAGTCGACTATTATCTGGCTTTGGATCCGGGAAACCGCACCGGTACAATTGACGGCATTGAGACAATTGAGCCGGCCTATGGAATCCCGAGCAAATGGATCACCAAGGACAAGAAGGAGATGGCTGAAATCTATGGCTATACTGTTATTGATCCGCTGTCCGTCGTTGTGACCCATCTCTCTGAAACTGTTAAGAAATATGCACATGAACTGTTGTCAAGGCAGGATTTGAACCAGTTGCTTGAAACCATCAAAAAAACCGGTTCAACGATTGTGGACGACGTGATTCCAAGCTCGATTTCTTTTGGCGGACTGCAAAAAGTATTATGTAACCTGTTAAAAGAAGGGGTTCCCATCAGGGATATGGAAACGATTCTGGAAACCATCTCAGATTATGCTTCTACGGTTCGCGATTTGGAGGTTTTGACCGAATATGTACGGCAGTCGTTAAAGCGGACGATTACCCGTAAATGGTCCGATGGGGGCCAGATAAGGGTTATTACGCTTGACAGTGAGGTAGAAAGACTCATTATTAATTCAATCAGCAAAAATGATCAGGGGACTTATCTTTCGCTTGACCCACAGTCAACACAGAAAATTGTGTCGAAGCTGATGGAATGCATCACGAAAGTAAAGGATGCTATTAATGTTCCGATTATCTTAACGTCTCCATTGGTTAGAATTTATTTCAGCAAGATGCTGGAACAGTTTTATCCCAATGCGGTGGTTCTTTCGTTTAACGAATTGAACTCAAATGTCCAGATTCAGGCAGTTGCCAACGTTACACTGGAATAA
- the fliQ gene encoding flagellar biosynthesis protein FliQ, which translates to MTTSEVTEVLQAAMVAALKLSAPILIISVLLGLVVSIFQAATQIHEQTLTFVPKLVAIALILVILGPWMMETMNDFTLYIFEMIAKLN; encoded by the coding sequence ATGACGACGTCGGAAGTTACGGAAGTTTTACAGGCCGCAATGGTTGCGGCACTTAAATTATCGGCACCCATCCTGATTATCAGTGTTTTGCTGGGACTGGTCGTGTCTATTTTTCAGGCAGCTACGCAAATACATGAACAGACCCTTACCTTTGTTCCAAAATTAGTGGCTATTGCATTGATTTTGGTAATTTTAGGCCCATGGATGATGGAAACGATGAATGATTTCACGTTATACATATTTGAAATGATAGCGAAATTAAATTAA
- a CDS encoding FapA family protein → MSTESELDRMNEITENVNGESAAKEEEQPPQFDARVSTDSMAAYLRIKPAYSGQAVSFDDVSAFLVQKGITYGVCENEIRLFCQEGKFYSEVLCAKGTRPVDGKDGFIEYMFNTSTEYNPKEREDGTIDFRDLEIVKNIKKDEVLCRITPPEAGTEGTDVFNRVVPFVQGRFPVLPAGTNTVVSEDRLSLIAGVDGCIDYKKSVINVSDVFYVRGDVDGASGNINTIGSVVVQGDVREGFSVKAGKDISIRGMAEGAMIEAAGTISISNGMNGMGKGTLKAGGNIVGKYFENAILISENDIYADILMNCKVTAQGSIILKGHKASLIGGNYQAGQKIVVKCIGTSSYTTTSVKIQSKQLDDKLTIGKEENSVEQLEQKRLQAQNELEDFTNKFANLTSQSFLNGQKDTGKQSLIIKAAIVKKAQLTEAVKSIDEKIQKLKDIKNDLSDYKIVGSSIVYTGTKMTIGPFNININNDYSNTKFYAGPDGIVFAPVLPSDLP, encoded by the coding sequence ATGAGTACGGAGTCGGAACTTGACCGAATGAATGAAATTACTGAAAATGTAAATGGAGAAAGCGCAGCAAAAGAGGAGGAACAGCCGCCTCAATTCGATGCCAGAGTATCCACTGACAGTATGGCGGCTTACCTGAGAATCAAGCCGGCTTACTCAGGACAGGCGGTTTCTTTTGATGATGTCAGCGCTTTTTTGGTGCAAAAGGGAATCACCTATGGCGTTTGTGAGAACGAAATCCGCCTTTTTTGTCAGGAAGGGAAATTTTATTCCGAAGTGCTCTGTGCAAAAGGAACGCGCCCTGTCGATGGAAAAGATGGATTTATCGAATACATGTTCAACACCAGTACAGAGTATAACCCAAAAGAAAGAGAAGATGGAACAATTGACTTTCGTGATTTGGAAATTGTTAAGAATATTAAAAAAGATGAAGTCCTTTGCAGGATTACACCTCCTGAAGCAGGCACAGAAGGCACAGATGTTTTCAACCGGGTGGTTCCCTTTGTGCAGGGACGTTTTCCGGTACTTCCGGCAGGAACCAATACTGTTGTTTCAGAGGATCGCCTCAGTCTGATAGCCGGAGTCGACGGTTGTATTGACTATAAAAAATCGGTTATCAATGTCAGTGATGTGTTCTATGTCCGCGGTGATGTTGACGGCGCATCCGGAAATATTAATACGATTGGCTCTGTCGTCGTTCAGGGAGACGTCAGAGAAGGTTTTTCGGTTAAGGCAGGGAAAGACATTTCCATCCGCGGAATGGCTGAGGGAGCTATGATAGAAGCAGCGGGGACCATTTCCATTTCCAACGGAATGAATGGGATGGGGAAGGGCACTTTAAAAGCGGGCGGAAATATTGTTGGAAAATATTTTGAGAATGCCATTTTAATTTCAGAAAACGATATTTATGCTGATATTCTCATGAACTGTAAAGTGACTGCGCAGGGCTCTATCATTTTAAAAGGACATAAGGCTTCTTTGATCGGTGGCAATTATCAGGCTGGGCAAAAAATAGTTGTAAAGTGTATTGGTACATCTTCCTATACTACCACGTCAGTTAAGATTCAATCAAAACAGCTTGATGACAAGCTTACCATTGGCAAAGAGGAAAACAGTGTTGAACAGTTGGAACAAAAGCGTTTGCAGGCTCAAAATGAATTGGAGGATTTCACGAATAAATTTGCGAATTTAACTTCACAGTCCTTCTTGAATGGTCAAAAAGACACGGGGAAACAAAGCTTGATTATCAAAGCCGCGATTGTGAAAAAAGCTCAACTAACCGAAGCAGTGAAGTCCATAGATGAAAAGATTCAAAAGCTGAAAGATATCAAAAATGACCTTTCCGATTATAAAATTGTTGGATCAAGTATCGTCTATACGGGGACGAAAATGACAATTGGGCCATTTAACATCAATATTAATAATGACTATAGCAATACAAAATTTTATGCAGGTCCGGACGGTATTGTTTTTGCTCCGGTTTTACCTTCCGACTTGCCCTGA
- a CDS encoding chemotaxis protein CheD (catalyzes the conversion of glutamine residues to glutamate on methyl-accepting chemotaxis receptors), with the protein MSDVFTIGISDMKVVRCADSLVTYALGSCVGICLYDSVIKVGGLGHIMLPTFPVNNPKENPFRFADTCIPEMILQMEKLGCSRRRIVAKIAGGAKMFEVADDSSFGNIGQRNVAEVKNTLSKLQIRIYAEDTGLNYGRTVYFYTDDGRMVVKSFSNGIKTY; encoded by the coding sequence ATGAGTGATGTGTTTACAATCGGGATATCGGATATGAAGGTCGTCAGATGTGCGGATTCGCTTGTAACCTATGCGCTGGGCTCCTGCGTTGGCATTTGTTTATATGATTCGGTGATAAAAGTGGGCGGGTTGGGGCATATCATGCTACCGACCTTCCCCGTTAACAATCCAAAAGAGAATCCCTTCAGATTCGCCGATACCTGCATTCCGGAAATGATACTTCAAATGGAAAAATTGGGTTGCAGCCGAAGGAGAATTGTAGCAAAAATTGCGGGAGGAGCGAAAATGTTTGAAGTAGCAGATGATTCAAGCTTCGGCAATATTGGTCAGCGTAATGTTGCCGAAGTAAAAAACACCTTAAGCAAATTGCAAATTAGGATATACGCAGAAGATACGGGGCTAAATTATGGCAGAACGGTTTATTTTTATACGGATGACGGCAGAATGGTGGTTAAATCCTTTTCCAATGGCATTAAAACGTATTAA
- a CDS encoding flagellar hook-basal body protein, with amino-acid sequence MISSFYTSSTGAINLQSGFDVTANNIANVSTVGYKTSNASFSDLIYTNINAAQGADSTLKSGHGTKLQKTDTLFTEGGLRETGGALDYALVNSNNFFAVKKNGEVNYTRNGNFHLSVENGNNFLVASDGGYVLDAGGKAITIKSEDDSPAIGVYSIKNEDGLVREGNTSFSINTLSGAATAVTDPEIKKGYLEDSGVDLADQMSSVIELQRAFQFNSKIVQLSDEIMQTVNSLR; translated from the coding sequence ATGATCAGTTCTTTTTACACTTCGTCTACCGGTGCGATTAACCTTCAGTCGGGTTTTGATGTTACGGCGAATAATATCGCAAATGTCTCCACCGTTGGTTACAAGACATCCAACGCCTCATTTTCGGACTTGATTTACACGAATATCAATGCGGCTCAGGGGGCCGACAGCACATTGAAAAGCGGCCATGGAACAAAGCTTCAAAAGACCGACACCTTATTCACTGAGGGGGGGTTGAGAGAAACCGGCGGTGCCCTGGATTATGCGCTGGTCAATTCCAATAATTTTTTCGCAGTAAAGAAAAATGGCGAAGTAAACTATACGCGCAACGGAAATTTTCACCTTTCTGTTGAAAACGGTAATAACTTTTTGGTCGCTTCAGACGGCGGTTATGTTCTGGATGCCGGCGGCAAGGCGATTACGATAAAAAGTGAAGATGACAGTCCGGCCATAGGGGTCTATTCCATTAAGAATGAAGACGGACTTGTCCGGGAAGGAAATACCTCTTTCAGCATTAATACCCTTTCCGGAGCGGCGACCGCAGTGACTGATCCCGAGATAAAGAAAGGCTATTTGGAGGATTCCGGAGTGGATCTTGCGGATCAGATGTCGTCCGTAATTGAACTCCAGAGGGCCTTTCAATTCAACTCGAAAATAGTTCAGCTTTCCGATGAAATCATGCAGACCGTGAATTCTTTAAGATAA
- the flhB gene encoding flagellar biosynthesis protein FlhB: protein MAADSSKTEQATPKKREDERKKGNIFQSSDVISALSILSLFIILKMAIPFMYHYLSSFLSKYIAYMKTVQALTAEFAMDVTKDAIIALFLLAGPVMLTSIAVGIIATGVQTKFKISKENLKIKFSRISPFQGMKRLFSLRSITELIKAMLKISVIFYILYSSFMNIAKYFTKLMFEDVFGAVVFILNSIMDIVIQLSLVFILIAAFDYLYQWWEYERNIKMSKQEIKEEYKQMEGDPQIKAKIKERQRKISMQRMMQQVPTADVIVRNPTHFAVALKYDIEKNGAPIVVAKGQDYMALKIIEIAEQNKIPMTENVQLARALYKSVDVNREIPEEYYLVLAEIMAWVYSLKKEMR, encoded by the coding sequence ATGGCAGCCGACAGCAGCAAAACAGAACAAGCTACTCCCAAAAAAAGGGAAGATGAGCGCAAAAAAGGCAATATTTTTCAAAGCAGCGATGTAATCAGCGCACTATCCATCTTGTCGCTTTTTATCATCTTGAAAATGGCGATCCCTTTTATGTATCATTACCTTTCAAGCTTTCTTTCCAAATACATTGCGTACATGAAGACCGTTCAGGCGCTGACTGCCGAATTTGCGATGGATGTGACAAAAGATGCGATTATTGCGCTGTTTTTATTAGCGGGTCCGGTGATGCTTACTTCCATAGCAGTCGGTATTATAGCAACCGGCGTACAGACCAAATTTAAGATATCTAAAGAAAACTTAAAAATAAAATTCTCAAGGATAAGTCCTTTTCAGGGAATGAAACGGCTCTTCTCTCTCCGTTCCATTACGGAACTGATCAAGGCGATGCTAAAGATTTCAGTTATTTTCTACATCCTTTATTCTTCCTTTATGAACATCGCAAAGTATTTTACAAAGCTGATGTTTGAAGACGTTTTTGGAGCTGTGGTGTTCATTCTGAATTCCATTATGGATATTGTTATACAGCTTTCTCTTGTGTTTATTTTAATTGCTGCTTTTGACTACTTGTATCAGTGGTGGGAATATGAGAGAAATATAAAAATGTCCAAACAGGAAATTAAAGAAGAATACAAACAAATGGAAGGCGATCCGCAGATCAAAGCAAAGATCAAGGAACGGCAGCGTAAGATTTCCATGCAGAGGATGATGCAGCAGGTACCCACCGCGGACGTAATTGTAAGAAACCCGACTCATTTCGCGGTTGCGCTTAAATACGACATAGAAAAAAACGGCGCCCCGATTGTTGTTGCCAAAGGACAGGACTACATGGCGCTGAAAATTATAGAGATAGCTGAGCAGAACAAGATCCCAATGACTGAAAATGTGCAGCTTGCAAGGGCTTTATATAAGTCGGTTGATGTTAACCGGGAAATTCCGGAGGAATATTATTTGGTGCTCGCCGAAATTATGGCATGGGTATATTCGTTGAAAAAGGAGATGAGGTGA
- a CDS encoding FliA/WhiG family RNA polymerase sigma factor, whose product MKYTETEQMATVDLWIKYQQTRNADLRNLLVIQYSYIVKCIAIKTVGRYQYFNYMDDIINEGLIALLDAVEKFDIEKKVKFETYASIKVRGAMIDYIRKQDCFPRRLKRIAKNISEAESLLSHQLSRSPTDKEIADYLEISLPEYEKMQAETCVLNMLSFEEMVYEKGVENIQITQAGDTIHGPEQVVAEKELQTVLAKDIELLNEKEQIVISLYYKEQLKIKEISNVMGISDSRVSQIHSSALRKLKKYLAEYLNQ is encoded by the coding sequence ATGAAGTATACGGAAACAGAACAGATGGCGACAGTGGATTTGTGGATAAAGTATCAGCAGACGAGAAATGCTGATCTTCGAAATTTGCTCGTCATTCAATACAGCTACATTGTAAAATGCATAGCGATTAAAACAGTCGGTCGCTACCAGTATTTCAACTATATGGATGATATCATCAATGAGGGCTTGATCGCTCTTTTGGATGCCGTTGAAAAATTCGATATTGAAAAAAAAGTAAAATTCGAAACCTATGCTTCCATTAAGGTACGGGGCGCTATGATCGACTATATAAGAAAGCAGGACTGTTTTCCCCGAAGACTCAAGCGTATCGCAAAAAATATCAGTGAGGCCGAAAGTCTTCTCAGCCATCAACTTAGCCGCAGTCCGACCGATAAGGAGATTGCAGATTATTTGGAAATCAGTCTGCCGGAGTATGAAAAGATGCAGGCGGAAACCTGCGTATTGAACATGCTGTCCTTTGAAGAGATGGTTTATGAAAAAGGCGTTGAAAATATTCAGATTACTCAGGCCGGTGACACCATCCATGGGCCGGAACAGGTTGTAGCGGAAAAAGAGCTGCAAACTGTGCTTGCAAAGGATATTGAACTTTTGAATGAAAAAGAGCAGATTGTTATTTCACTGTATTATAAAGAACAGCTAAAAATTAAAGAAATATCGAATGTGATGGGTATCAGTGATTCCAGAGTATCACAAATTCATTCCAGTGCATTAAGAAAGCTAAAAAAATATCTGGCGGAATACTTGAATCAATAG